One genomic window of Candidatus Nitrosopumilus sediminis includes the following:
- the rfbD gene encoding dTDP-4-dehydrorhamnose reductase, which produces MDTVLKMRFIVTGSAGLVGSQIVKDLSELNHEVFSCYHNSKPDNGTLVNLDLTNQNEIIDTITKINPDSIIHLAAMTGVDQCEEQPDLAMKINADATEILARQAAKQKAFFVYVSTDYVFDGKTGMKKESDTPNPLGYYGKSKLAGELTLNKLASPYAIARTSTPFGLHKTKKSFPIWVKESLESNKDIPVLVDQITSPTFVPNLSKMLIEIATKQIVGIFHTAGASSISRYNLAEMIAEKLNLDKKYLKPASMSEMSWKAQRPKDSSLDVSLASELLNEKPQTIQQSLDILFSNL; this is translated from the coding sequence TTGGACACTGTCTTGAAGATGAGATTTATCGTAACAGGATCTGCTGGACTTGTAGGATCTCAAATAGTAAAGGATCTGTCTGAACTAAACCATGAGGTGTTTTCCTGTTATCACAACTCAAAACCAGACAATGGCACTCTGGTAAATCTAGATCTGACTAATCAAAATGAAATAATTGATACGATTACAAAAATCAACCCAGATTCTATTATTCATCTTGCCGCAATGACTGGAGTAGATCAATGTGAAGAACAACCAGATCTTGCCATGAAGATAAATGCAGATGCAACTGAAATTCTAGCAAGACAGGCAGCAAAACAAAAGGCTTTCTTTGTTTATGTCTCAACTGACTATGTATTTGATGGCAAGACGGGAATGAAAAAAGAATCTGATACGCCAAACCCGCTTGGATATTATGGAAAATCAAAACTTGCCGGCGAGCTTACACTAAACAAACTTGCATCTCCATATGCAATAGCAAGAACCAGTACGCCGTTTGGATTGCATAAAACAAAAAAATCATTCCCAATTTGGGTAAAGGAAAGTCTAGAATCAAACAAAGACATTCCAGTACTAGTTGATCAAATAACATCACCTACATTTGTTCCAAATTTATCAAAAATGCTAATAGAGATAGCAACAAAGCAAATTGTTGGGATATTTCATACAGCTGGTGCATCATCTATCTCTAGATACAATCTTGCTGAGATGATAGCAGAAAAGCTAAACCTAGATAAAAAATACCTAAAACCTGCAAGTATGTCTGAGATGAGCTGGAAGGCGCAAAGGCCAAAGGACTCATCACTTGATGTCTCACTTGCATCAGAACTACTAAATGAAAAGCCCCAAACAATTCAGCAAAGCCTAGATATTTTATTTTCTAATTTATGA
- a CDS encoding UbiD family decarboxylase, translating into MSDLRNYISQIKKINELKTVKNTVSTKFEIAGITAKVDGSHAVLFEKIKESDFRLIANLVGTRKRFGIAVGSTESNIHQKVILAIKKAKKPKIISSGKFMENKSKNILSMPIVTHFEKESGPFITSSIAYAKNPETGKQNSSFHRMMPIDKTHFSIRMVEGRHLHRCFMDAKEHGEDLKIAITVGVHPAISIAGAYQADWGKDEIDIANSLLDGKLTLAKLPFSGLNVPSGSEIVMEGKILQDKTHPEWMVEMLQTYDHKRSQPVFELENLFFRNNPIFHDVLSGYSEHRLLMGMPIESKLNGELKKSFSQTKQVSMTNGGCNWLHAVVQIKKKNDSDAKKIIKKTFESHRSLKQVTVVDEDIDPNNAESVEYAMATRFQADKDLVILKNVRGSSLDPSSNQQKLQTAKMGIDATRPLSKRLEGFELAKIPKIDKIKLKKYFK; encoded by the coding sequence ATGAGTGATTTAAGAAATTATATTTCTCAAATTAAAAAAATTAATGAACTCAAAACAGTAAAAAATACTGTTTCAACAAAATTTGAAATTGCTGGAATAACAGCTAAGGTTGACGGCTCACATGCTGTATTATTTGAAAAAATTAAAGAAAGCGATTTTAGATTAATTGCTAATTTAGTTGGTACTAGAAAACGATTTGGAATAGCAGTTGGCAGTACTGAATCTAATATTCATCAAAAGGTGATTTTAGCGATAAAAAAAGCAAAAAAACCAAAAATTATTTCTTCAGGAAAATTCATGGAAAACAAATCAAAAAACATACTTTCTATGCCTATAGTAACTCATTTCGAAAAAGAATCTGGTCCATTTATCACATCATCTATTGCATATGCAAAAAACCCTGAAACAGGAAAACAAAATTCTTCATTTCATAGAATGATGCCAATTGATAAAACCCATTTTTCTATAAGAATGGTTGAAGGTCGTCATCTACACAGATGCTTCATGGATGCCAAGGAACATGGTGAAGATCTTAAAATTGCTATTACTGTAGGTGTACATCCTGCAATTTCGATAGCTGGTGCATACCAAGCTGATTGGGGTAAAGATGAAATTGATATTGCAAATTCTCTTTTAGATGGAAAATTGACTTTGGCAAAACTTCCTTTTTCAGGATTGAACGTACCTTCTGGGTCTGAAATTGTAATGGAAGGAAAAATCCTTCAAGATAAAACTCATCCTGAATGGATGGTTGAAATGCTTCAAACATATGATCATAAAAGATCTCAACCTGTTTTCGAACTTGAAAATTTATTTTTTAGAAATAATCCTATTTTTCACGATGTTCTTTCTGGATATTCAGAACATCGATTGTTAATGGGAATGCCCATTGAATCAAAACTGAATGGAGAATTGAAAAAATCTTTCTCTCAGACCAAACAAGTTTCAATGACTAATGGAGGATGTAATTGGTTACATGCTGTAGTCCAAATTAAAAAGAAAAATGATTCTGACGCAAAAAAAATTATTAAAAAAACATTCGAATCTCATCGTTCATTAAAACAAGTAACTGTAGTTGACGAAGATATTGATCCCAATAATGCTGAATCAGTAGAATATGCTATGGCCACACGATTTCAAGCAGATAAGGATCTAGTAATTCTCAAAAATGTACGTGGTTCCAGTCTTGATCCTTCTAGTAATCAGCAAAAATTACAAACTGCAAAAATGGGTATTGATGCAACAAGGCCGCTTTCTAAACGTCTTGAAGGATTCGAATTAGCAAAAATTCCCAAAATTGATAAAATTAAACTAAAAAAATATTTCAAATGA
- a CDS encoding nascent polypeptide-associated complex protein translates to MMRGGNREMRRMMDKMGLDMNELSNVQEVIIKTDKKEIIISKPSVTEMKAKDNSIFTVTADSYEERELEVPIFSEEDIQLVSQQAGVDEEKAKSALEEAEGDLARAILLLTTG, encoded by the coding sequence ATGATGCGAGGAGGTAATCGCGAAATGCGAAGAATGATGGATAAGATGGGTTTGGATATGAATGAATTGTCAAATGTTCAAGAAGTTATAATTAAAACTGATAAAAAAGAAATTATTATTTCAAAACCCTCTGTCACTGAAATGAAGGCAAAAGATAATTCTATTTTTACAGTTACTGCAGACAGTTATGAAGAAAGAGAATTAGAGGTTCCAATTTTCTCTGAAGAGGACATTCAACTTGTTAGTCAACAAGCAGGTGTTGATGAAGAGAAGGCAAAAAGTGCTTTAGAAGAAGCAGAAGGAGATCTTGCTAGAGCAATCTTGCTTTTAACCACTGGATAA
- the wecB gene encoding non-hydrolyzing UDP-N-acetylglucosamine 2-epimerase — protein sequence MKVGIILGTRPEIIKMAPIIGELRRKKIHHFIIHSGQHYSYNLDKVFFEQLSLPKPHYKLEVGSASSGEQTALIISRAEKILKKNRPDIVLVQGDTNTVLGGAIAAKKLHIPVGHVEAGLRSYDESMPEELNRRLTDHCSDFLFVPTKKAQSILLGEGIPKKKIFLTGNTIVDSVKHNLKEITNFDKLNLIPKEFFLVSLHRQENVDNPKRFKSIVEGLKKIKKEYNMPIIFPIHPRSKKMAKKLKVDFKEINVIEPVNYLQFLHLQKNSRLVLTDSGGVQEESCILKIPCVTLRDNTERPETLKVGSNLLAGSNPDNILLCTKKMLRQKRNWKNPFGDGKSAAKIVKIIQDSVRCE from the coding sequence TTGAAAGTTGGAATAATACTTGGTACTCGCCCAGAAATTATTAAGATGGCACCAATTATTGGTGAGCTGCGGCGAAAAAAGATTCATCATTTTATCATTCATAGCGGTCAACACTATTCGTACAATTTGGACAAGGTTTTCTTTGAGCAGTTGTCATTGCCAAAACCCCATTACAAACTGGAAGTGGGATCTGCATCTTCAGGTGAACAGACTGCACTCATTATTTCACGAGCAGAAAAAATTCTGAAAAAAAATAGACCAGATATTGTATTGGTTCAAGGAGACACCAATACTGTATTGGGTGGAGCAATTGCTGCAAAAAAGTTGCACATTCCGGTGGGTCATGTAGAGGCAGGCCTTAGAAGTTATGATGAATCTATGCCAGAAGAATTGAACAGAAGGCTAACAGATCACTGTAGTGACTTTTTGTTTGTACCAACAAAAAAAGCTCAAAGCATACTCTTAGGCGAGGGCATTCCAAAAAAGAAAATATTCCTAACAGGAAATACAATTGTTGATTCTGTAAAACATAATTTAAAAGAGATTACTAACTTTGATAAATTAAATCTAATTCCAAAAGAATTCTTTTTGGTATCATTGCACAGACAAGAGAATGTAGATAATCCAAAACGATTCAAAAGTATTGTGGAGGGGTTAAAAAAGATAAAAAAAGAATACAACATGCCAATAATTTTTCCCATACATCCTCGCTCAAAGAAAATGGCAAAAAAATTGAAAGTTGATTTTAAAGAAATCAATGTAATCGAACCTGTCAATTACTTGCAGTTTTTACATTTGCAAAAAAATTCCAGACTGGTGTTAACTGATTCTGGTGGAGTTCAAGAGGAATCATGCATTCTAAAAATACCATGTGTCACTCTGCGAGACAATACTGAAAGACCAGAGACGCTTAAGGTAGGATCAAACCTACTTGCAGGCTCCAATCCAGATAATATTTTGTTGTGTACAAAAAAGATGCTCAGACAGAAAAGGAATTGGAAAAATCCTTTTGGAGATGGCAAGTCAGCAGCAAAAATTGTTAAAATCATACAAGACAGTGTAAGGTGTGAATAA
- a CDS encoding acyl-CoA thioesterase — MSSEDSHIKEKSPSESHAEVIVRMFPSDANPAGNVFGGEILKHIDMVAGIVAQRHSQSNAVTVSMDSVNFLKPVFVGNVLTLNARINYVHKSSMEIEVKAEAEDIVTGIRTVTGTAFVTFVALDKNGKPMPVPKLSLKTDDDRTKFEEGKIRMDNRLKNRRK, encoded by the coding sequence ATGTCATCAGAAGATTCTCACATTAAAGAAAAAAGTCCGTCTGAGTCCCATGCTGAAGTAATTGTCAGAATGTTTCCCTCTGATGCTAATCCTGCAGGAAATGTATTTGGTGGTGAAATTTTAAAGCATATTGATATGGTGGCAGGAATTGTTGCTCAACGACATTCTCAATCAAATGCAGTCACAGTATCTATGGATAGTGTTAATTTTTTGAAACCTGTTTTTGTTGGCAATGTTCTTACATTAAATGCCAGAATTAACTATGTTCATAAATCATCAATGGAGATTGAAGTTAAAGCGGAAGCTGAAGATATAGTAACTGGGATTAGAACTGTCACTGGAACTGCATTTGTTACATTTGTAGCACTTGACAAAAATGGAAAGCCAATGCCTGTTCCTAAACTATCTCTCAAAACAGATGATGACAGAACAAAATTTGAAGAAGGCAAAATTAGAATGGATAATAGACTAAAAAATCGTCGAAAATAA
- a CDS encoding PUA domain-containing protein, producing MNHMLKLQYSLDALFGNGVSKFLPKDIEMTFSRKTGRIRTVSHKGKLLCTLRIDGSLAISTHFAQMLLKNKKFKENCVEVNADAAPYVEQGRSVFCKHVVSCGKNVRISADTPVLFKKQVIAVGRAILSSDMISDFDRGVAIKIRDSLKSRNGEIRS from the coding sequence ATGAACCATATGTTAAAACTTCAATATTCACTTGATGCATTATTCGGAAATGGTGTATCAAAATTCTTACCTAAAGATATTGAAATGACCTTTTCACGAAAAACAGGTAGAATAAGAACAGTGTCTCACAAGGGAAAATTACTTTGTACTTTGAGAATTGATGGGAGTCTAGCTATTAGCACTCATTTTGCTCAGATGTTATTAAAAAATAAAAAATTCAAAGAAAATTGTGTTGAAGTAAATGCAGATGCTGCGCCTTATGTAGAACAAGGCAGATCAGTATTTTGTAAGCATGTAGTATCATGTGGAAAAAATGTTCGTATTTCTGCAGATACTCCAGTTTTATTTAAAAAACAAGTAATTGCAGTTGGAAGGGCAATATTGTCATCTGATATGATTTCTGATTTTGATAGAGGAGTGGCCATAAAGATCAGAGATAGTTTAAAAAGTCGTAATGGGGAAATAAGATCATGA
- a CDS encoding DUF3892 domain-containing protein has translation MIKKWADYLISEVSYDSEHLIIVATRHQDTDQGITKGQPIDRLTIASDIKNGLFYVTIYSGKNSWKKGHEIHTFSIDGSPYLRIDKNKVPMDYLGDLPESSFVKSLSTKHIILKKRQKTSTRQ, from the coding sequence ATGATAAAGAAATGGGCTGATTATTTAATTTCTGAAGTTAGTTATGATTCTGAACATCTAATCATTGTTGCAACTAGACATCAAGATACAGATCAGGGAATCACTAAAGGTCAACCCATAGATCGATTAACAATTGCTTCTGATATTAAGAATGGATTATTTTATGTTACAATCTACAGTGGAAAAAATTCCTGGAAAAAAGGCCATGAAATTCACACTTTTTCAATTGATGGCAGCCCGTATCTTCGTATTGATAAAAATAAAGTGCCCATGGATTATCTTGGAGATTTACCTGAATCTTCATTTGTAAAATCTTTATCGACCAAACACATAATCTTGAAGAAGAGGCAAAAAACCTCAACGAGGCAATAG
- a CDS encoding proteasome assembly chaperone 4, with translation MTTPNGFFHKMVNLESRNFSLQIQKFENGYFISVTEGSNKLGSMVVSLATGPTPITTTIIPSRTESLFLKLIAERISTRMRGIALVSTFIQKPLESNTAKALMSEIMEMIENE, from the coding sequence TTGACCACTCCAAATGGATTTTTCCATAAAATGGTAAATTTGGAGAGTCGAAATTTTTCTTTACAAATTCAAAAATTTGAGAATGGTTATTTTATTTCAGTGACAGAAGGTTCTAACAAATTAGGTTCAATGGTAGTATCATTAGCAACTGGACCTACTCCTATCACAACCACTATTATTCCATCTAGAACTGAATCTCTTTTTCTAAAACTTATTGCTGAACGAATAAGTACTAGGATGAGGGGGATTGCTTTAGTTTCTACTTTTATTCAAAAGCCTTTAGAATCTAATACTGCAAAAGCCTTAATGTCTGAAATAATGGAAATGATTGAAAATGAGTGA
- a CDS encoding phosphate uptake regulator PhoU, giving the protein MEEGEETRKIQFTGKSSYIVSLPKQWIMELGLKQGDQIRMVRKGSSTLELYPPKFESRTQKKEDAVIEIDGEEEASSIVRKLISLYFLGFKTINVKPKNGRLSAHQRNTVKEAVKRMLMGSEIIADSSGGITVQVLVNLLELSVDGAFKRMIHLAKSMSSDAILAVKENNLELAQEVINTDDEVDRFGFYIIRQLKIAIQNEHMLKEMGFRNARNCLGYRLVVKNIERTGDHAAFIAKDLIEFKKPVKKEILQRLQEMNEFCLSVLDDACLALFKEDYNQAENTITKTSEITKFEKKVRDASKALKDDEEIYRIRRMTENIRRISEYASDIAEIVLNMNIEKALKKSN; this is encoded by the coding sequence ATGGAAGAAGGGGAAGAGACCAGAAAGATTCAGTTTACTGGAAAGTCATCATACATAGTTTCGCTACCAAAACAATGGATAATGGAATTAGGTCTCAAACAAGGAGATCAAATCAGAATGGTTCGAAAAGGTTCGTCAACCCTAGAGCTTTACCCACCAAAATTTGAATCCAGAACTCAGAAAAAAGAAGATGCAGTAATTGAAATTGATGGAGAGGAGGAAGCATCTTCAATTGTTAGAAAATTAATTTCATTGTACTTTTTAGGATTCAAAACAATTAATGTAAAACCAAAAAATGGGAGATTAAGTGCTCACCAACGAAATACAGTAAAAGAAGCTGTAAAACGAATGTTGATGGGTTCTGAAATAATTGCAGATTCTAGCGGTGGAATTACAGTACAAGTTCTTGTTAATTTATTAGAATTATCAGTAGATGGGGCTTTCAAACGAATGATTCATTTAGCAAAATCGATGTCAAGTGATGCAATTTTAGCTGTAAAAGAGAACAATCTGGAATTGGCCCAAGAAGTTATCAATACAGATGATGAAGTAGATAGATTTGGATTTTATATTATTCGACAATTAAAGATTGCAATTCAAAATGAGCATATGTTAAAAGAGATGGGTTTTAGAAATGCTAGAAATTGTTTAGGGTATAGACTAGTTGTAAAAAACATAGAGAGAACAGGAGATCATGCAGCATTTATTGCTAAAGATCTAATTGAATTTAAAAAACCCGTGAAAAAAGAGATTTTGCAAAGATTGCAAGAAATGAATGAATTTTGCTTGTCTGTATTAGATGACGCGTGTCTTGCGTTATTCAAAGAAGATTATAATCAGGCTGAAAATACCATTACAAAAACTAGTGAAATTACAAAATTTGAGAAAAAAGTAAGAGATGCTTCAAAAGCATTAAAAGATGATGAAGAGATTTACAGGATAAGAAGAATGACGGAAAATATTCGAAGAATTTCTGAGTATGCTAGCGATATAGCTGAGATAGTATTGAATATGAATATAGAAAAAGCATTAAAAAAATCTAATTGA
- a CDS encoding DUF1059 domain-containing protein: MMAEIVVKCNERGFDCNYSTTGDVDKVVLDYWNHMKKEHGIEYSPETLGAYLKKKLPSQIPVR, from the coding sequence ATGATGGCGGAAATTGTTGTCAAATGCAATGAACGTGGTTTTGATTGTAACTATTCCACAACAGGAGACGTCGACAAAGTGGTCTTGGATTATTGGAATCATATGAAAAAAGAACATGGAATCGAATATTCTCCTGAAACTTTAGGAGCATACCTGAAAAAGAAATTACCAAGTCAAATTCCAGTAAGATAG
- a CDS encoding glycosyltransferase, which produces MHKYDKTIGKILPLRPKKFLRSTTQYQSDNDLEHAVAKATPHKLEKKDILCFPIINWDFRYQRPQHLMSRFAKAGHRVFYFTVNLRTLQNSYEIKQIQENIYQVELNSPEFFDIYKDVLKPKHVDAILESFDKFKNDLNIDAIQHVQFPFWADMSIAIKKNYDFKIIFDCLDDFVAFDNVIDERIKEEEILFSNSDLITVSSSYLMQKAMKFTNNYIFLPNACEFDHFNKNPDSSIISKFKKPIIGYFGSIADWFDTELLEYVATKCPDYTFVMIGHTFGSDIRKLKEFKNVHFLGERPYSELPKYLHSFDVCLIPFRKTPLIHATHPIKIYEYMAAGKPVVATDMPELYPMSKLCYISTTKEDYFENIKKAVNENNPDLQKKRMEFASKNTWYNRFEKLYAKLEPFDMDHHN; this is translated from the coding sequence TTGCACAAATACGACAAAACAATCGGTAAAATACTACCACTTCGTCCAAAAAAATTTCTCAGATCAACTACCCAATATCAATCTGATAACGATTTAGAACATGCAGTTGCAAAGGCAACTCCTCATAAACTGGAAAAAAAAGATATACTATGCTTTCCGATAATTAACTGGGATTTTAGATACCAACGACCACAACACCTTATGTCTAGATTTGCCAAAGCAGGACATAGAGTGTTTTATTTTACCGTGAATTTAAGAACCCTACAAAATTCATACGAGATTAAACAAATACAAGAAAATATCTATCAGGTAGAACTAAATTCCCCTGAATTCTTTGACATATACAAAGATGTTCTAAAACCTAAACATGTCGATGCAATTCTTGAATCTTTTGACAAATTCAAAAATGATCTAAACATTGATGCAATACAACATGTGCAGTTTCCATTTTGGGCAGATATGTCTATTGCGATAAAAAAGAATTATGATTTCAAAATAATCTTTGATTGCCTTGATGATTTTGTAGCTTTTGATAATGTGATTGATGAGCGAATTAAAGAAGAAGAAATTTTGTTTTCAAACTCTGATTTGATAACTGTTTCATCATCATATTTGATGCAAAAAGCAATGAAGTTTACAAACAATTACATATTCTTACCCAATGCATGTGAGTTTGATCACTTCAACAAAAATCCAGACTCATCAATTATATCCAAATTCAAAAAACCAATTATTGGTTATTTTGGGTCAATTGCTGATTGGTTTGATACAGAACTCTTAGAATATGTCGCAACAAAATGCCCTGACTATACGTTTGTAATGATTGGTCATACATTTGGTTCTGACATCAGAAAGCTAAAGGAATTCAAAAATGTCCATTTCTTAGGAGAAAGACCTTATTCTGAGCTTCCAAAGTATCTGCACAGCTTTGATGTCTGTTTGATCCCGTTCCGCAAAACCCCACTAATTCATGCCACACATCCAATCAAAATCTACGAATACATGGCAGCAGGCAAGCCTGTAGTGGCAACTGACATGCCAGAACTATACCCAATGTCAAAATTATGTTATATATCTACAACAAAAGAAGACTATTTTGAGAACATCAAAAAAGCAGTAAACGAAAACAATCCAGATCTGCAAAAAAAGCGCATGGAATTTGCCTCAAAGAATACCTGGTATAACAGATTTGAAAAATTATACGCAAAACTAGAACCCTTTGATATGGACCATCACAATTAA
- the rfbB gene encoding dTDP-glucose 4,6-dehydratase yields the protein MKILVCGGAGFIGSAFIRNFLKNNTDSKLTNLDLLVIGSNLENLNDVANNPNYLFIKDDIRNESVIDNLVKESNVVVNFAAESHVDRSIANPKPFLETNVLGTFSILEATRKHDKKFIHVSTDEVYGDALGQSSFTEDSPINPSNPYAATKASADNLVASYHRTYGIDCITTRCTNNFGPYQFPEKLIPKTIIRSIKDLKVPLYGDGKQIRSWIYVYDHISAIEQLISRGKSGQVYNITAYEEITNKTIVEKILGLLDKSSDLIEYVNDRPGHDKRYSINCSKIQNDIGWTSQYNFDDALEQTVNWYLDNKSWWEPLVDEKALHPQPWTLS from the coding sequence ATGAAAATTCTTGTATGTGGTGGTGCAGGCTTTATTGGTAGTGCATTCATCAGAAATTTTCTAAAGAACAATACTGATTCCAAATTAACAAATCTTGATCTATTGGTAATTGGCTCAAACCTTGAAAATCTAAATGATGTTGCAAACAATCCGAACTACTTATTTATCAAAGATGATATTAGAAACGAGTCAGTCATTGACAACCTTGTAAAAGAATCAAATGTTGTTGTAAATTTTGCAGCTGAATCACACGTTGATAGAAGCATTGCAAACCCTAAACCCTTTCTTGAGACAAATGTTCTAGGAACGTTTTCAATCCTTGAGGCAACTAGAAAACATGACAAGAAGTTTATCCATGTGTCAACTGATGAGGTCTATGGCGATGCACTGGGACAATCATCGTTTACTGAGGATTCGCCTATTAATCCAAGCAATCCCTATGCTGCAACAAAGGCATCAGCTGATAATCTGGTAGCATCATATCACAGAACATATGGAATTGACTGCATTACAACAAGGTGCACAAATAACTTTGGCCCCTACCAGTTCCCTGAGAAACTAATACCAAAGACAATTATTCGCTCAATAAAAGATCTCAAAGTACCACTATATGGAGACGGAAAGCAAATTCGAAGCTGGATTTACGTATATGATCATATAAGTGCAATAGAGCAACTAATCTCAAGGGGAAAATCAGGCCAGGTTTACAATATCACTGCATATGAAGAAATCACAAACAAGACGATAGTTGAGAAGATTCTAGGTCTTCTTGACAAGTCATCTGACCTGATAGAGTATGTAAATGACCGGCCAGGCCATGACAAACGTTATTCGATTAACTGCTCAAAAATTCAAAATGATATCGGATGGACTTCACAATATAATTTTGATGATGCCTTAGAGCAAACTGTAAACTGGTACTTGGATAACAAATCTTGGTGGGAGCCATTAGTTGATGAGAAAGCCCTTCATCCACAACCTTGGACACTGTCTTGA
- the rfbC gene encoding dTDP-4-dehydrorhamnose 3,5-epimerase, whose protein sequence is MPFTFKRLNIPDVVLIEAKSFPDDRGFFLESFKESSFISNGIVTRFVQDNFSHSSQGVLRGLHYQKNPKAQSKLVTALRGEIFDVAVDIRKDSPTYGKWVGEILSESNHKSLYIPEGFAHGFCVISKTADVLYKVNNEYSPEHEKGIIWNDPDLKITWPIENPILSQKDTQLSSLKDADNNFTYQSH, encoded by the coding sequence GTGCCATTTACTTTCAAGAGATTAAACATACCCGATGTGGTACTTATAGAAGCAAAATCATTTCCTGATGATAGGGGTTTTTTCCTAGAAAGTTTTAAAGAATCAAGCTTCATTTCTAATGGAATTGTCACAAGATTCGTACAGGATAATTTCTCGCATTCATCCCAAGGAGTTTTACGTGGACTGCACTACCAAAAAAACCCAAAGGCACAATCCAAACTGGTAACTGCATTAAGGGGAGAAATCTTTGATGTTGCAGTTGATATTCGCAAAGATTCCCCAACTTATGGCAAATGGGTTGGTGAAATTCTATCGGAGAGCAATCACAAGTCCCTTTACATACCTGAAGGATTTGCACATGGATTTTGTGTAATTAGCAAAACAGCTGATGTGCTTTACAAGGTAAATAATGAATATTCCCCAGAACATGAAAAGGGAATAATATGGAATGATCCAGACTTGAAAATTACCTGGCCAATTGAAAACCCAATTTTATCTCAGAAAGACACACAGTTATCATCACTCAAAGATGCAGACAATAACTTTACGTATCAATCACACTAG
- a CDS encoding glycosyltransferase family 2 protein, translating to MPFVSIIIVNWNAKNYLKGCIDSLLSQSFTDQEIILVDNASSDDSVDFVKKNYPQVKIIQNTENVGFAEGNNIGIKNSSGKIVALFNPDAVAEKDWLHILVNVVQDKPNIAAVTGKMYYLGDKYGKDAVFCTWSKIDHLSANPTNFHDDEPVSKVDYLSGAAMLVRRDVLDKIGLMDKDYFLYFEETDLCARMIRAGYDLMYIPSAIVWHAVSPLSNSENKVYYMERSRIRFALKNFDSLYAISFLFIFLGETFFIIFRDIKNRNFSRTKTRLRAIMWNLSNFKNTLRARRKHLSILAKNGTVQSYNKNLPLRSVKTK from the coding sequence ATGCCATTTGTATCAATAATCATAGTAAACTGGAATGCAAAAAATTATCTCAAAGGCTGTATCGATTCTTTATTATCCCAATCTTTTACAGATCAAGAAATAATTCTTGTCGATAACGCATCATCTGATGATTCAGTTGATTTTGTAAAGAAAAACTATCCGCAAGTAAAGATAATCCAAAACACAGAAAACGTAGGATTTGCAGAAGGAAACAACATTGGAATAAAAAATTCATCTGGGAAAATTGTTGCGCTTTTCAATCCTGATGCAGTAGCTGAGAAGGACTGGCTACATATATTGGTAAATGTAGTCCAAGACAAGCCAAACATTGCAGCTGTTACAGGCAAGATGTACTATCTTGGAGACAAATATGGAAAGGATGCTGTGTTTTGCACATGGTCAAAGATAGATCATCTATCTGCAAATCCTACAAATTTTCACGATGATGAACCAGTATCAAAAGTTGATTATCTTAGTGGAGCTGCAATGCTGGTAAGACGTGATGTGTTAGATAAGATTGGATTGATGGACAAAGACTATTTTTTGTATTTTGAGGAAACTGACTTGTGTGCTAGAATGATTAGAGCAGGTTATGATTTGATGTATATACCAAGTGCTATCGTATGGCATGCCGTATCTCCACTCTCAAACTCTGAAAACAAAGTCTACTATATGGAGAGAAGCAGGATACGTTTTGCGCTCAAAAATTTTGATTCATTATATGCAATATCATTTCTCTTCATCTTCTTGGGAGAGACATTTTTTATCATTTTTAGAGATATCAAAAACAGAAACTTTTCAAGAACTAAGACAAGACTCAGGGCAATAATGTGGAATTTGTCAAATTTCAAAAATACGTTACGTGCAAGAAGAAAACACCTATCTATCTTAGCAAAAAATGGAACAGTCCAGTCATATAACAAAAATCTACCATTGAGATCAGTTAAGACAAAATAA